One window of Papaver somniferum cultivar HN1 chromosome 9, ASM357369v1, whole genome shotgun sequence genomic DNA carries:
- the LOC113309860 gene encoding peroxiredoxin-2E-2, chloroplastic-like yields the protein MALTAATASPIMAKLLTTAASTTRISSSSIRFSPKPLSSSKLTFKSTFSFSSSSNKPQSQRFSTSSIKATISTGDKLPESTLSYFDSAGELQTTTVSELTKGKKAVLFAVPGAFTPTCSQKHLPGFVEKSSELKSKGVDTIACISVNDAFVMKAWKEDLKIGDEVLLLSDGNGDFTRALGVEMDLSDKPIGLGVRSRRYALLADDGVVKVLNLEEGGAFENSSAEDMLKAL from the coding sequence ATGGCActaacagcagcaacagcatccCCAATCATGGCAAAATTGCTAACAACAGCAGCATCCACAACAAGAATCTCATCATCATCAATCAGATTCTCACCAAAACCCCTATCCTCCTCAAAACTCACCTTCAAATCCACCTTCTCCTTCTCATCATCATCAAACAAACCCCAATCCCAAAGATTCAGCACTTCAAGTATCAAAGCAACAATCTCCACCGGCGATAAACTACCTGAATCCACCCTCTCTTACTTCGATTCGGCCGGAGAGTTACAGACAACCACCGTCTCCGAATTGACTAAAGGGAAGAAGGCTGTCTTGTTCGCTGTTCCCGGTGCGTTTACACCGACTTGTTCGCAGAAACATTTACCTGGATTTGTTGAGAAATCAAGTGAGTTGAAATCTAAAGGTGTTGATACTATTGCTTGTATTAGTGTGAATGATGCGTTTGTGATGAAGGCGTGGAAGGAGGATTTGAAGATTGGTGATGAGGTTTTGTTGTTGAGTGATGGGAATGGTGATTTTACTAGAGCACTTGGTGTGGAGATGGATTTGAGTGATAAGCCTATTGGGTTGGGTGTTAGGTCAAGGAGATATGCTCTTCTTGCTGATGATGGTGTTGTTAAGGTCTTGAATCTGGAAGAGGGTGGAGCTTTTGAGAATAGTAGTGCTGAGGATATGCTCAAAGCTCTTTAA